From the genome of Azospirillum baldaniorum:
GCGCACGCAGGTGCCGTCCGGCGTCGGGTAGTCGTCGCCGAAGATCTCGATGTGTGAGCGCCGGCCGCTGGCGGCGTCGAGCACCAGCGGGATCAGGTGGGTTTCCGGGTCATGATCCTCGCCGATGATCCCGTTCGGATGCGCGCCGGCGGCGTTGAAGTAGCGCAGGCAGGCGGAGCGCAGGCCGTGGCAGCGGTCCGCCCAATGCAAGGCGCGCTCGATGAAGAACTTGGATTCGCCGTAAGGGCTGCCGGGGTCGATGGTGGTCTCCTCGTCGATCGGCTGGCGCTCCGGCGTGCCGAACAGGTTGGCGGTCGAGGAGAAGACCATCTTGCGCACGCCGGCCGTGGTCGCCGCGCGAATCAGGTTCAGCGAGTTGACGGTATTGCCGTGCAGATAGAGATGCGGGTCGCGCATCGATTCGCCGACCAGCGACAGGGCGGCGAAATGGAACACCGCGTCGAAACGCCATTCTGCGAAGACGCGGGTTAGCGCGTCCATGTCGGCAAGGTCGGCCTCCACGAAGGCAGCGTCGGACGGCACGGCAGCGCGGTGGCCCTGGCGCAGGTTGTCGAGCACGACGACCCGGAAGCCGCGGTCGAGCAGTTCGGCCACGCAGTGACTGCCGACATAGCCGGCACCGCCGGTCACGAGTACGGTCTGGGGCGTGTTCATCGTAAATATTCCTTGGATTTGAGAAATATTCGTCAGTCCAGGCACCCGCCGGCATCAAAGGATCGTACATCCCCCGGTGGCAAGTGCAAGAGTTCCGCGATGCACCATGCCGCCAATTCAGACGGAAGGCCAGTTGACGAAAAAGAGACATGGGCGTCGGGAAATGCTCGGCGCGTGATCGGAAAAATGTTTTGGAACAACATTTTACAGCGCTGCAAATACCCCTTTCGATCAGTGTCGGACGGGGTAAGGGCTCAAAGTTGTCACACGCCGCAGCGCAGCGTCGGACGTAAGCGGAAATGGTGCGGGAGCAGTCTTCCCGCAATGGGCGGCCTTTGTCCGGACTTCGTCTCAAAAGGAGTTCATGCGACGCGGCCGCATCTCAACATTTCGTTAACCATGAAACCCTTTGCATGACCGGCTTCATGGCCCGCCCCAAAACCTGAGAACGCGGGACTCCGGAACGCGGCTGGAACGCAGGACGCAAGAAAAGGAATCGGCATGAGCGGTACGGATCGGACCCTGCTGACCCAAGCCTACCGGAAGATCGGACGCGGGCTGCTGCTGGCCGGCGCCCTCACCTTCTTCGTCAACATCCTGATGCTGGTGGTGCCGCTCTACACGATGCAGGTCTACGACCGCGTGATGAGCAGCCGCAGCCTGGAGACGTTGACCATGCTCGCGGTGATCTCCGTGGGCGGGCTGGTGCTGTATGGCGTGCTGGACTTCATCCGGGCGCGCGCCTTCCTGGTCTGCGGGGCGGTGATCGCGCACCGCTTCAACGTGCCGGCGCTGCAGGCGGCCATCGTGGACGCGCTGGGCGGCGGGACGCGCAACGCCGGCCAGACGATGCGCGACCTGAACGACCTGCGGAATTTCATGACCAGCAACGCCGTGGTGGTGCCGCTGGACCTGCTGTGGACGCCGATCTTCCTGGTCATCCTGTTCATCCTGCACCCGATCTACGGCTGGATCGCGGTGGGGTCGGCGCTGCTGCTGCTGACCATGAACGCGCTGACCGACGCGCTGACTCGCCGCCCCATCGCCGAGGCGAACGAGGCGTCGGCCAAGGTCTTCGCCGACGTGGCCAGCACCGTCCGCCACGCCGAGGCCATCGAAGCCATGGGCATGCTGCCGCCGCTGGCCCGGCGCTGGCAGATGGCGCAGATCGGTTCCGCCTCGCTGATCGACCGCGGCGTCGTGCTGTCGCGCGGCATGGCCTCGGCCTCCCGCTCGCTGCGGCTGATCCTGCAGATCGCCACCATCTCGGCGGGCGCGGCGCTGGTCATCCGGAACGAGGCGTCTCCGGGCAGCATGATCGCCACCGGCATCATCATGGCCCGGCTCCTCCAGCCCTTCGAGCATCTGGTGGAGAACTGGCGGCAGTGGGTCGTCGCCCAGACCGCCCACAAGCGCATCCGCGAGCTTCTGAACGGCGAGGGCGCGCGGCGCAGCACCATGCCGCTGCCCCGTCCCGACGGGCGTCTGGCCGTCGACCGTGTCAGCCACGTGCCGAAGGGCCTGCAGCGCCCGGTGCTGCGCGGCGTTTCCTTCGCGCTGGAGCCGGGGGAGGTGCTGGGGATCATCGGCCCGTCGGGCGCTGGCAAATCGACCCTCGCCCGGCTGCTCGTCGGCATCTGGGAGCCCACCGCCGGCGGCATCTACCTGGACGGCACCAGCACCTTCCTGTGGGAGCGCGAGAGCTTCGGCCAGTATGTCGGCTACGTCCCGCAGTCGGTGGCGCTGCTCGACGGCACCATCGGCGAGAACATCTCCCGCATGGCCCAGGCCGACCCGGCCGAGATCGTGCGCGCCGCCCGGCTGGCCGGCGTCCACGACATGATCGGCCGCCTGCCCTTCGGCTACGACACGCCGGTCGGCGAGAACGCCTTCGCCCTGTCCGGCGGCCAGCGGCAGCGCATCGCGCTGGCCCGCGCGCTGTTCGGCAAGCCCCGCCTGATCGTGCTGGACGAGCCCAACTCCAACCTCGACCATGAGGGCGAGCAGGCGCTGCTGACCGCGATCAACCACGCGCGGCGCGACGGCGCCACCATCGTGATGGTCGCGCACCGCCCCTCCATCGTGTCGGTCGCCGACAAGCTGCTCGTCCTCAAGGACGGCATGGTCGAGCATTTCGGCGAACGCACCGACGTGCTGAAGATGGTCCAGCCCGGCGGCGCCGTGAAGGTGGCCCGGCTGGTCCGGACGGGAGAATCCGCATGACCGACACGACGCTTTCCCAGCCCGCGAACGCGCCATCCCCCCTCACCGCCGCCTGGTCGCCGGTCATCGACGTGACGCCGCACGAACCGACGCTGCGCGGCACCGCGCTGGCCGGGGCGCTGGCCGTCGCCATCGGCTTCGGCAGCTTCTTCGGCTGGGCCTTCACCGCCAGCCTGGACAGCGCGGCCATCGCGCCCGGCACCATCATGGTGGAAAGCCACCGCAAGACCGTCTCCCACCTGGAGGGCGGCATCCTCAGCGAACTGCTGGTCAAGGACGGCGACATGGTCACGGCCGGGCAGGTCCTGCTGCGGCTCGACACCACGCAGAGCGGCGCGGTGGTCGCCCAGCTTCACGGGCAGTACTGGACCTCGCTGGCCCGTCTCGCCCGGCTGCGTGCCGAGCAGACCGACGCGAAAGCTCCGGTCTATGCCGACGAACTGGTGGCCGCCGCCAAGACCAGCTCCGTCGCCGCCGAGGCGCTGGCTGCGGAACAGCGCCTGTTCGAATCGCGGCGCGACGCCTATGAGGGACAGATCTCCATCCAGCGCAAGCGCATCGGCCAGCTCCGCGACGAGCTGGTGGCGCTCGATTCACAGCGCGTCGCCGCCAACGACCGGCTGCGCTACACCCAGGACGAGCTGCGGATCGTCGAGACGCTGCTCGCCAAGGGTTACGAGCGCAAGCCACGCATGCTGGAGCTTCAGCGCAACGTCGCCGACACCAAGGGCCGGCTGGGCGAGATCCAGGCCGACAAGTCGAAGGCCGAGCAGGGCATCGCCGCGGCGGAGCTGGAGATCATCAACCTCGGCAACAACCGCCGGTCGGAGGTCGGGAACGAGCTTCAGACCATCCAGGCCACCGTCTCCGACCTGTCGGAGCGGCTGCGCAGCGCCGGCGACGTGCTGAAGCGCCAGGAACTCGTCTCTCCTCAGGCGGGCCGGGTCACCAACCTGCGCTTCTACACGCCGGGCGGCGTCATCCCGGCGGGCCAGGGCATCCTCGACATCGTTCCGCAGGACGACGGGCTGATCGTCGAGGCCCGAGTCGCCCCCGCAGACGTGCAGAACATCGACGTGGGCGGCAGCTCCATGGTGCGGCTGGTCGGCTACCGCCAGCGGCTGGTCCCGCCGGTCCAGGGGAAGGTGCTGACCCTCTCCGCCGACCAGCTTGAGGACGAGCGCACCGGGCAGGCCTATTTCCTCGCCCGGATCAGCCTCGACGCCGCGGCGCTGAAGGCCCTGCCGAACGTGGACCTGCATCCCGGCATGCCGACCGAGGTGATGATCCACGGGCACACCCGCAAGGCCATCGAGTATTTCCTGACGCCGCTGACCGACGGCATGAACCGCGCCTTCCGCGAGAACTGATCGCGGCGGCCCCGCACCGGATCATTTCGCACGCTCCCCCGTTGCCCAGCAGGCAAGACGGGGCCGACAGGCCAAGGAAGGGAGCGTGCGAGCATGACCACACAGTGGGACCGGAACACCCTGAAGCGCGTCGCCGACGCCATCGGCGACGTCCATCTCTACGACAAGCACCACACCGGCGAGTTCATCGCCATGCGCCTGCGCGATTCGCTGGCCGACAGCCCCGGCTATGACCGGGCGACGGTCGACGACAAGCTGATGCAGTTGGCGCGGGTCGCGTTGGACGCCGCCGAGGCCGGAAAAGTCTGATCCGGCCCGGACTCCGGATAGACGCAAGAAAAAAGTTTTTGTCCTTTCGGGGGCGTTGCCCACAGCCCTCCGGCGGCGTTCCGCTCGACGTCGGCGGGCTGCCGGAGCGGCTTGGACATCGGGCAACGCCCATCCGGGCTGCCTGACGGAGCGCTTTTTGGACACCGCGCGCCCCCAAGCGGCCCGCACCGCTCAGCCACCGCTTTCAAATTCCGGCTTTTAAAACGCCCAGCCTTCGCCGTCGGCTTTTTAAAAGGACGGTGTTTTGAATGCACCGCAGCATCGTCCGATACCTCGGAAGAGCAATGATCAACGGCGTAATCCTAAGCCAAACGCATAGGACTTGCGGGTCTTTTCACGGCATTTCGTCGAATTTCGACAAAAACGTCTTCCCGATCTCTTTGAAAGTATTTCCGACCAACAGTTTCGCCTCTTTGGCTAATCACGAGCCTTAATCTTGGGGCAAGCTCGTAAAACCACCGTTGTGGCACGGCGTCCAAAATTAGATGTTTAGAATTTCGAAGGGCTTTGAAGCCAAGGTGACGGGAATGACGTAATGAACGTTGATGATTATTGTGTTTTGACTCTATGAACTCAAGATTTGCCTGGGTTTGACCTTATGTTTGTCACAGCCATGCCAAACGGTATTTGGGTAAAGGCTTAGTGGTACCTCGCCATTTCGGGGTAGGAAATCCCCCACCCCACCGAATCCCATCGTTAAGGAGTATGATTCATGGCCACCCTTCCTGGCGGCAACTATGACGACATCATCACCGGCACCAACGGCAACGACTTCATCGACGGCGGCAACGGTGACGACATCCTGATGGGTGGCAACGGCGCCGACACGATCCTGGGCGGCGACGGGCGCGACGCCCTGTTCGGCGGGAACGGCGACGACGTCCTGAGCGGCGGCAGCGGGGCCGACGTCCTGGACGGCGGCAACGGAAACGACACGCTGGATGGCGGGGACGGCGACGATTACCTGTCCGGCGGCAACGGCGACGACGTGCTGATCGGCGGCCGCGGCAACGACATCCTCGACGGTGGGAACGGCGATGATGTCCTGAGCGGCGGCGACGGCGCCGACATTCTGCGCGGCGGGAACGGTGACGACGTCCTGATGGGCGGCGGCCACAACGACTACCTGGATGGCGGCGCGGGCAACGACATCCTGATGGGCGGCACCGGCGACGACATCCTCAAGGGTGGCGAGGGCGACGACTACCTGGATGGCGGTGCGGGCAACGACATCCTGGAAGGCGGTGCGGGCAACGATATCCTCGTCGGCGGCGCCGGGAACGACATCTTCGTCTTCTCGGGCGGCGGCGGCCAGGACGTCGTTCTCGACTTCCGCGCCGGCGAGGACATCCTCCAGATCGAGCGCAACATCAACGGTCTCGACATCAACGACGCCTCCGATCTGGCGGCCCGCGTCACCGACATGGGCGGCAACGCCATGATCGATCTCGGCAACGGCGACAGCATCATGCTGAAGGGCGTTTCGGCCGACGAAGTTCACAACAACCCGAACGACTTCTTCGTCATTCACTAAAGACGTAACCCACCCAGGAACCGGACCGGCGGCGTGCTGTATTCACGCCGCCGATGGGTCCGGCTAAGGAACGCATGACCGTGCTCGCCGTCCTGCCGGCCTCCGCCTCCATCGCGTCCGCCCAGCTCCATGCGCTCGGCGACGACTTCGTGCTCGCCTCGTGGGAGAGCGACGGACCGGAGCCCTCCGGCCGGGTCGTTCCCACCCTCGACGGCGAGGAGGTCCGGCCGCCCTACACCACCTTGTCCGTGCGGACGAGTTGGGGTGGGCAGCGGGTGCTGTCGATCCTGCGGGCGCCCCGGATTTCCGGTGCGCCCATCCGTTTCGTGGCCCAGAGCCGCGTCGTCGCGGAGGTCCTGGCCGAACCGCAGGTTCCCGACCCCGACCCCGCCTTCCTGCTCGGCAGCCTCGACGCGCCCTCGCGGCTGCGCGTGGTGCGTTTCCTCTTCGATTTCGCGCGCTCCACCCCGGCGCTGCGCAGCGACGCCGGCTTCGCCATGGTCTGCCGCCGCATGGTGCTGGAGCTGTCGCCCACCCCGTCCCCGCTCGTGGCCCGCGCCCTGGCGACCGACGAGCTTCTGCTCTGCGGCGGGTCGTTGTCGTCGGGCTTCGGCGAGGTGACGGGGGCGGTCATCGTCACCGCGGGCGCCGTAGGCCCCTCCCCCTTCGACGTCTGCATCGGCTCCGCGCTGGACCGGCGTGGCCGCGCGGCCATGTCGCTGCTGGTCGACAAGGCGCTGTGCGCGCCGGGCAACCTGCTGGTGGTGCTGGGCCGCAACGGGCTGGCCTGCCGCGCCTTCTCGGCCGTGGCGCCCAACCTGCCAAGCCTGACCGAGCGGCTGTCCACGCGACGCGACACGCCGCTGGAACTGCGCCAGTACATTCTGAACGCGCTCGCCCAACGCGGGCGGTCGGACGCCACGGCGGCGGCGGCGGTGCGCGAACTCCAGGTGCTCGCCCCGTTGCCCAAGCGGCAGGTCGCCGACGCCAAGCGCTCGATCGGCGCCGCCCTCGACCTCGCGGTGCCGACCGGCGACGGCGGGCTGTTCCTGGCCGGCTGGGTGCACGACCCGCACGGCCTGTCCGGCGGCCTCACCGTGCACACGCCCTTCGGCGGCGAGCGCCGGCTGGAGGTGCTGGAGCACCGCTTCCCGCGCGAGGACGTGGCGAAGCTGTTCGGCACCGCCCCGTCCACCGACCGCAGCGGCTTCGTCGCCTATCTGCCCGGCGCCCCCGAGCCCGCCGCGGCGCTTCAGGTCCATGCAGAGCTTCGTCTCGGCTCCGGCGGGTCGATCCGTCTGGTGCCGCCGCTGCGCCCGCTGTCGCCCGCCGACGCCCGCGCCGCGGTGCTCGGCAGCCTGCCGCCGCAGCACGCGACTCCGCTGGTTCTGGAAACGGTGATCGCCCCGGCCGTGGCACCGCTCCACGCCGCCCACATGGCGAGCCGCGGGGAGCCGGAGATCGTCAGCTTCGGGCGCGGTCCGGAGACGCCCGCCGTCTCGGTCATCATCCCGCTGTACAAGGCGCTGGAGTTCCTGCGCTTCCAGCTCTCCAGCTTCGCCACCGATCCCGGCATGGCCGAGGTGGAACTGATCTTCGTGCTCGACAGCCCGGAGCAGCGCGACGAGCTGGTGCACATGCTGCACGGCTTCCACGCGCTGTACGGCCTGCCGATGCGGGTGCTGGTGCAGCCGGCCAATTACGGCTACTCAGCGGCCAACAACGCCGGTGTCGCGGCCTCCATCGGGCGGACGCTGCTGTTCCTGAACTCCGACGTGATCCCCGACCAGCCCGGCTGGCTGCCCGTCCTGCTCGCCGCGCTGGAGCGCGCGCCGGGGACCGGGGCGGTCGGGCCGAAGCTGCTGTTCGACGACGACAGCCTGCAGCACGCCGGCCTGTATTTCGACCGCGACGTCCGCGGGCGCTGGTACAACCATCACTTCTTCAAGGGCCTGCCGCGCGACTTCCTGCCCGCCCGGCGGGAGCGCAGCGTGCCCGGCGTGACCGGCGCCTGCCTGATGATGACCCGCGAGACCTTCGACGCGGTGGGCGGCTTCTGCGAGGACTACGTCATCGGCGACTATGAGGATTCCGACCTCTGCCTGCGCATTCGCAAGGCCGGGCTGGACATCCGCTACGTCCCCTCGGTCGAGCTGTACCATCTGGAACGCCGCTCGATCAGCCGGCACCAGGGCTACACCCGCGGCGTCGCGTCCGAATACAACGGCTGGCTCCACGCCCGCCGCTGGGGCGTGATGATGGAGGAGCTGGCCGCCCGCGACTGGAGCGAGGTGCCGCCGCCGCCCGCGCTGGAGGACAGCCTGATGCGCCCCCTGTCGGCGGGCGCCCCCACGGACACCGCCCTTCCCGTTGCCGTTCCGGGCAAATCCCGCCTGTTCGGGCGCGCGAACCGGAACCGGAGCTGACCTGATGAACGAGATCCTCACCGGGCGCCGCCTCGCCGTCCTGCGCCGCAACACCGACCCCCGGCTGGAATGGCTGTGCGCGCAGATCGCCCGCAACCGCTTCCTGCCCGTGCCGCCGCCGGACCGCGTGTTCATCGGGGATGGCGATTTCCGGGCCATCGGGGCGGAGTTCCTGCGCCACTTCGTCCGCGTCGGCGGGCTGAAGCCGAAGCACCGCGTGCTGGAGATCGGCTGCGGCATTGGGCGCATGGCCGTGCCGCTGACCCAGTATCTCGACTCCAGCTACGACGGCGTGGACATCGTCGAGGACGGCATCCGCTGGTGCGCGGAGACGATCACCCCGGCCTATCCGGAGTTCCGCTTCCGGACGCTCGATGTGGCAAACGCCCTCTACAACCCCGGCGGGGCGGAGGACGCGGCGCAGACCCGCCTGCCCTTCCCGGACGGCGGGCATGACTTCGTGATCCTGACCTCGGTCATCACCCATCTGCGGACGGCGGAGACGGTGCGCTACGCGGCGGAGATCGCCCGCGTGCTGAAGCCGGGCGGACGCTGCTTCCTCAGCCTGTTCCTGGTGGACGCCCGCGCGCGGGACGGCATCGCGAAGAAGACCGCACGCCCGGCCTTCCTTGAGGCCGCCGGGCCGGAATTCATCGCCGACGAGGCCAACCCGAACGCCGCCGTCGCCTACAGCGAATCCTTCCTGCTGGGCACCTTCGCGGAACAGGGGCTGCGCCCGGCGCGCCCGGTCCTGCGCGGCCACTGGAGCGGGCAGCGCAACGCCGAGAATTTCCAGGATCTCCTGGTTCTGGAAAAGGA
Proteins encoded in this window:
- a CDS encoding HlyD family type I secretion periplasmic adaptor subunit, with amino-acid sequence MTDTTLSQPANAPSPLTAAWSPVIDVTPHEPTLRGTALAGALAVAIGFGSFFGWAFTASLDSAAIAPGTIMVESHRKTVSHLEGGILSELLVKDGDMVTAGQVLLRLDTTQSGAVVAQLHGQYWTSLARLARLRAEQTDAKAPVYADELVAAAKTSSVAAEALAAEQRLFESRRDAYEGQISIQRKRIGQLRDELVALDSQRVAANDRLRYTQDELRIVETLLAKGYERKPRMLELQRNVADTKGRLGEIQADKSKAEQGIAAAELEIINLGNNRRSEVGNELQTIQATVSDLSERLRSAGDVLKRQELVSPQAGRVTNLRFYTPGGVIPAGQGILDIVPQDDGLIVEARVAPADVQNIDVGGSSMVRLVGYRQRLVPPVQGKVLTLSADQLEDERTGQAYFLARISLDAAALKALPNVDLHPGMPTEVMIHGHTRKAIEYFLTPLTDGMNRAFREN
- a CDS encoding calcium-binding protein gives rise to the protein MATLPGGNYDDIITGTNGNDFIDGGNGDDILMGGNGADTILGGDGRDALFGGNGDDVLSGGSGADVLDGGNGNDTLDGGDGDDYLSGGNGDDVLIGGRGNDILDGGNGDDVLSGGDGADILRGGNGDDVLMGGGHNDYLDGGAGNDILMGGTGDDILKGGEGDDYLDGGAGNDILEGGAGNDILVGGAGNDIFVFSGGGGQDVVLDFRAGEDILQIERNINGLDINDASDLAARVTDMGGNAMIDLGNGDSIMLKGVSADEVHNNPNDFFVIH
- the galE gene encoding UDP-glucose 4-epimerase GalE — its product is MNTPQTVLVTGGAGYVGSHCVAELLDRGFRVVVLDNLRQGHRAAVPSDAAFVEADLADMDALTRVFAEWRFDAVFHFAALSLVGESMRDPHLYLHGNTVNSLNLIRAATTAGVRKMVFSSTANLFGTPERQPIDEETTIDPGSPYGESKFFIERALHWADRCHGLRSACLRYFNAAGAHPNGIIGEDHDPETHLIPLVLDAASGRRSHIEIFGDDYPTPDGTCVRDYVHVCDLADAHLRVLPALETRSVRFNLGNGTGYSVREVIDATERVTGLTVPVKVGPRRAGDPAMLIASSERIRGELGWSPRFPDLDSIIGSAWEWRRRHPGGYRGPALAQAAE
- a CDS encoding class I SAM-dependent methyltransferase, which codes for MNEILTGRRLAVLRRNTDPRLEWLCAQIARNRFLPVPPPDRVFIGDGDFRAIGAEFLRHFVRVGGLKPKHRVLEIGCGIGRMAVPLTQYLDSSYDGVDIVEDGIRWCAETITPAYPEFRFRTLDVANALYNPGGAEDAAQTRLPFPDGGHDFVILTSVITHLRTAETVRYAAEIARVLKPGGRCFLSLFLVDARARDGIAKKTARPAFLEAAGPEFIADEANPNAAVAYSESFLLGTFAEQGLRPARPVLRGHWSGQRNAENFQDLLVLEKEGAR
- a CDS encoding type I secretion system permease/ATPase, producing MSGTDRTLLTQAYRKIGRGLLLAGALTFFVNILMLVVPLYTMQVYDRVMSSRSLETLTMLAVISVGGLVLYGVLDFIRARAFLVCGAVIAHRFNVPALQAAIVDALGGGTRNAGQTMRDLNDLRNFMTSNAVVVPLDLLWTPIFLVILFILHPIYGWIAVGSALLLLTMNALTDALTRRPIAEANEASAKVFADVASTVRHAEAIEAMGMLPPLARRWQMAQIGSASLIDRGVVLSRGMASASRSLRLILQIATISAGAALVIRNEASPGSMIATGIIMARLLQPFEHLVENWRQWVVAQTAHKRIRELLNGEGARRSTMPLPRPDGRLAVDRVSHVPKGLQRPVLRGVSFALEPGEVLGIIGPSGAGKSTLARLLVGIWEPTAGGIYLDGTSTFLWERESFGQYVGYVPQSVALLDGTIGENISRMAQADPAEIVRAARLAGVHDMIGRLPFGYDTPVGENAFALSGGQRQRIALARALFGKPRLIVLDEPNSNLDHEGEQALLTAINHARRDGATIVMVAHRPSIVSVADKLLVLKDGMVEHFGERTDVLKMVQPGGAVKVARLVRTGESA
- a CDS encoding glycosyltransferase family 2 protein; translation: MTVLAVLPASASIASAQLHALGDDFVLASWESDGPEPSGRVVPTLDGEEVRPPYTTLSVRTSWGGQRVLSILRAPRISGAPIRFVAQSRVVAEVLAEPQVPDPDPAFLLGSLDAPSRLRVVRFLFDFARSTPALRSDAGFAMVCRRMVLELSPTPSPLVARALATDELLLCGGSLSSGFGEVTGAVIVTAGAVGPSPFDVCIGSALDRRGRAAMSLLVDKALCAPGNLLVVLGRNGLACRAFSAVAPNLPSLTERLSTRRDTPLELRQYILNALAQRGRSDATAAAAVRELQVLAPLPKRQVADAKRSIGAALDLAVPTGDGGLFLAGWVHDPHGLSGGLTVHTPFGGERRLEVLEHRFPREDVAKLFGTAPSTDRSGFVAYLPGAPEPAAALQVHAELRLGSGGSIRLVPPLRPLSPADARAAVLGSLPPQHATPLVLETVIAPAVAPLHAAHMASRGEPEIVSFGRGPETPAVSVIIPLYKALEFLRFQLSSFATDPGMAEVELIFVLDSPEQRDELVHMLHGFHALYGLPMRVLVQPANYGYSAANNAGVAASIGRTLLFLNSDVIPDQPGWLPVLLAALERAPGTGAVGPKLLFDDDSLQHAGLYFDRDVRGRWYNHHFFKGLPRDFLPARRERSVPGVTGACLMMTRETFDAVGGFCEDYVIGDYEDSDLCLRIRKAGLDIRYVPSVELYHLERRSISRHQGYTRGVASEYNGWLHARRWGVMMEELAARDWSEVPPPPALEDSLMRPLSAGAPTDTALPVAVPGKSRLFGRANRNRS